One region of Triticum aestivum cultivar Chinese Spring chromosome 6B, IWGSC CS RefSeq v2.1, whole genome shotgun sequence genomic DNA includes:
- the LOC123137795 gene encoding B3 domain-containing protein Os02g0683500-like, whose protein sequence is MEFTATSSRFSKGEEVEEEQEEASMREIPFMTAAAATSAAAPSASASASTLASASASASPYGSSPPFRSGDDAGASGSGGGGVAEAAEKEHMFDKVVTPSDVGKLNRLVIPKQYAEKYFPLDSAANEKGLLLNFEDSAGKPWRFRYSYWNSSQSYVMTKGWSRFVKEKRLDAGDTVSFSRGAGEAVRHRLFIDWKRRADTRDPLRLPRLPLPMPLTSHYSPWGLGAGGRGFFMPPSPPATLYEHRLRQGFDFRGMNPSYPTMGRQVILFGSAARMPLHTPAPLLVPRPPPPLHFTVQQQGSGAGVSAAGSPVVLDSVPVIESPTTATKKRVRLFGVNLDNPQHPGDGGGESSNYGSALPLQMPASAWRPRDHTLRLLEFPSHGAGAEASSPSSSSSSKREAHSGLDLDL, encoded by the coding sequence ATGGAGTTTACTGCGACAAGCAGTAGGTTTTCTAAaggagaggaggtggaggaggagcaggaagaggcgtCGATGCGCGAGATCCCTTTCATGACGGCCGCggccgccaccagcgccgccgcaCCTTCTGCTTCTGCGTCGGCCTCGACACTCGCGTCAGCGTCCGCGTCTGCATCGCCATATGGAAGTAGCCCTCCCTTTCGGTCTGGGGATGACGCCGGAGCGTCGgggagcgggggcggcggcgtggcggaggcggcggagaaggAGCACATGTTCGACAAGGTGGTGACGCCGAGCGACGTGGGGAAGCTGAACCGGCTGGTCATCCCCAAGCAGTACGCCGAGAAGTACTTCCCGCTGGACTCGGCGGCCAACGAGAAGGGCCTCCTGCTCAACTTCGAGGACAGCGCCGGGAAGCCATGGCGCTTCCGCTATTCCTACTGGAACAGCAGCCAGAGCTACGTCATGACCAAAGGGTGGAGCCGCTTCGTCAAGGAGAAGCGCCTCGACGCTGGGGACACCGTCTCCTTCTCCCGCGGCGCCGGCGAGGCCGTGCGACACCGCCTCTTCATCGACTGGAAGCGCCGAGCCGACACCAGAGACCCGCTCCGCTTGCCCCGCCTCCCGCTTCCGATGCCGCTAACGTCGCACTACAGCCCGTGGGGCCTCGGCGCCGGCGGCAGAGGGTTCTTCATGCCGCCCTCGCCGCCAGCCACGCTCTACGAGCACCGTCTCCGTCAGGGCTTCGACTTCCGCGGCATGAACCCCAGTTACCCCACAATGGGGAGGCAGGTCATCCTCTTCGGCTCGGCCGCCAGGATGCCTCTGCACACACCAGCGCCACTCCTcgtgccgcgcccgccgccgccgctgcacttCACGGTGCAACAACAAGGCAGCGGCGCCGGCGTAAGTGCCGCCGGGTCCCCAGTGGTGCTCGACTCGGTGCCGGTAATCGAAAGCCCGACGACGGCAACCAAGAAGCGCGTGCGCTTGTTCGGCGTGAACCTTGACAACCCGCAGCATCCCGGCGATGGCGGGGGCGAGTCGAGCAATTATGGCAGTGCACTGCCATTGCAGATGCCCGCATCAGCATGGCGGCCAAGGGACCATACGCTGAGGCTGCTAGAGTTCCCCTCGCACGGTGCCGGTGCCGAGGCATCGtctccgtcgtcgtcgtcgtcttccaaGAGGGAGGCGCATTCGGGCTTGGATCTCGATCTGTGA